Proteins encoded by one window of Parabacteroides sp. FAFU027:
- a CDS encoding glucoamylase family protein — protein sequence MRNLIYITLGVLAVIGWSCSKNGTSEPARLYVDSLFINNARISDNSVVAGVALTPVVIRIVFSSAIELSEMNTGYVSFSGTLGNNYTYRRGIDNKTLILTTESRPQALTAYDFSILKGDYLGGSVASSFQAKLVAGIDSTPKYETITDDALLSLVQRQTYKYFYNYAHPVSGLARERLGSGDIVTTGGSGFGLMATLVAIERGFISRGQGFGLLNQIVTFLNEKADKFHGAFPHWLNGTTGKVQPFSTKDNGADLIETSFLMQGLLTVREYFKNGSQTEKNMCDTIQKLWHNVEWTWFQQNGQNRLYWHWSPDYGWAMNMPITGWNEGLIAYVLAASSPTFPIAKAVYDNGWAQNGNIRNGRIFYNTLLPLGENRGGPLFFAHYSFLGLDPRNLSDTYAGYWIQNVAHSRINHFYCVDNPLGYWGYSSGCWGLTASDVPDGYNASSPNNDVGVIAPTAALSSFPYTPAESMRALHFFYYTLGDRLWGEYGFKDAFCLSQPWFADSYLAIDQGPVVVMIENYRSALLWNLFMQNSDIRTGLTRLGFSY from the coding sequence ATGCGGAATTTAATTTACATAACGTTGGGGGTTCTGGCTGTGATAGGGTGGTCATGCAGCAAAAATGGAACTTCGGAACCGGCACGATTGTACGTTGACAGCCTGTTTATTAATAATGCCAGGATTTCAGATAACTCAGTAGTAGCCGGAGTTGCTCTCACTCCTGTCGTGATCAGGATTGTATTTTCGTCTGCTATTGAGCTGTCGGAAATGAATACCGGTTATGTCTCTTTTTCGGGAACACTCGGCAATAATTATACATATCGTCGGGGAATTGACAATAAGACACTGATCCTGACAACGGAATCACGGCCGCAAGCTCTTACTGCCTATGACTTTAGTATATTGAAGGGTGATTATCTGGGAGGCAGTGTTGCTTCGTCTTTTCAGGCGAAGCTGGTTGCCGGTATTGATAGCACACCAAAATATGAGACGATTACTGACGATGCTCTACTGTCTCTGGTACAACGCCAGACTTACAAATATTTTTACAACTATGCCCATCCGGTGTCAGGACTGGCCCGCGAACGTTTGGGATCGGGAGATATAGTTACCACCGGGGGGAGTGGGTTTGGCCTGATGGCTACCCTAGTGGCCATTGAGCGGGGATTTATCTCCCGGGGGCAGGGGTTCGGTTTACTCAACCAAATAGTGACATTTCTGAACGAAAAGGCAGATAAATTTCACGGAGCATTTCCTCATTGGCTTAACGGGACGACAGGAAAGGTACAGCCATTCAGTACGAAAGATAATGGGGCCGACCTGATTGAAACCTCTTTTCTCATGCAGGGATTGCTAACTGTCAGGGAGTATTTCAAAAACGGATCTCAGACTGAAAAAAACATGTGCGACACCATTCAGAAGTTGTGGCATAATGTCGAATGGACCTGGTTTCAGCAAAATGGACAGAACCGGCTTTACTGGCATTGGTCTCCGGATTACGGTTGGGCGATGAATATGCCCATTACCGGTTGGAACGAAGGGCTTATTGCCTATGTGCTGGCAGCCTCTTCCCCGACTTTTCCCATTGCAAAAGCGGTTTATGACAATGGCTGGGCTCAGAATGGAAATATCCGTAACGGAAGAATATTTTACAATACCCTCCTGCCGTTAGGTGAGAACCGGGGCGGGCCTCTGTTTTTTGCCCATTATTCCTTCCTGGGACTTGATCCGAGAAATTTGTCAGATACCTATGCCGGTTATTGGATCCAGAATGTGGCTCATTCCAGGATAAACCACTTCTATTGTGTGGATAATCCACTTGGATACTGGGGATACAGCTCCGGTTGCTGGGGATTGACCGCCAGTGATGTTCCTGACGGATATAATGCATCGTCACCCAACAACGATGTGGGAGTAATTGCCCCGACAGCAGCTTTGTCATCATTTCCGTACACGCCTGCAGAAAGTATGCGCGCCTTACATTTTTTCTACTATACGCTGGGTGATAGGTTGTGGGGGGAATATGGCTTTAAGGATGCATTTTGCCTGAGCCAGCCCTGGTTTGCCGATTCTTACCTTGCCATTGACCAGGGGCCTGTGGTGGTGATGATTGAAAATTACCGGAGTGCTTTGCTTTGGAATCTATTTATGCAAAACAGCGATATCCGAACTGGACTGACCCGATTAGGATTTAGTTACTAG
- a CDS encoding LamG domain-containing protein, with protein MKLFRYITISALFSLLIASCNEGIDPITPVAPGADENAPVVTLKYPTEGTKIQVPELITSINIQFEVTDDIELDSISVIMDGTKLIGYRGFKDYRRAVKEYLYDHLTNGVHVLTIKATDLTGKVTNKTINFEKKPPYTPVFAGEIFYMPFDGDYMERVSFQTATKVGNPGFAGVAFKGLNAYAGATDSYLTFPAVGLKNAEFSAAFWYKPNSSPDRAGIISISPPGEVRTSGLRFFREGSATSQRFKLNVGTGTGETWNDGGTITLPTNDWVHLAFTVSSTQCVVYINGAVATSVPSSAISWANCDMMSIASGAPNFSYWDHKSDNSYYDELRIFNKALSQAEIQNIITYDSPYVPKYTGETFYMPFDGNYKELISSKNATMVGSPGLADGRTGQAYAGATGAYLTYPTTGLTGSEFSAAFWYKLNATPDRAGILVIGPPDATAPTAMNNRNAGFRFFRENASGKQRFKLNVGSGSADSWFDGGSAADVDTATTTGWIHLAFTISATKCAVYINGQVVSQGSFTGVDWTGCDILSIMSGAPRFTGWDHLSDNSLMDDLRLFNRALTQTEINNMYNGQ; from the coding sequence ATGAAATTGTTTAGATATATAACCATCAGTGCGTTGTTCTCATTGCTGATTGCATCGTGTAATGAGGGCATAGACCCTATCACCCCGGTTGCTCCCGGGGCTGACGAAAATGCACCTGTTGTTACCCTGAAATATCCAACAGAGGGAACCAAGATACAAGTACCCGAACTGATCACGTCGATTAATATCCAGTTTGAAGTAACGGATGATATCGAGCTGGATTCCATATCAGTGATTATGGATGGAACGAAACTTATCGGTTACCGCGGATTTAAAGACTATCGGCGTGCCGTGAAAGAATACCTTTATGACCATTTGACCAATGGAGTCCATGTATTGACCATAAAAGCCACTGATCTTACAGGAAAGGTGACAAATAAGACAATTAATTTTGAGAAAAAACCACCTTACACACCTGTCTTTGCCGGAGAGATATTCTATATGCCTTTTGATGGCGATTATATGGAACGGGTTAGTTTTCAGACAGCGACCAAGGTCGGAAATCCGGGATTTGCCGGTGTCGCGTTCAAGGGATTGAATGCTTATGCCGGAGCCACAGACTCTTATCTGACATTTCCGGCAGTTGGACTGAAAAATGCAGAGTTTAGTGCAGCCTTCTGGTATAAACCCAATTCTTCGCCTGATCGTGCTGGTATTATCTCGATAAGTCCTCCCGGAGAAGTCAGAACCAGCGGATTGCGCTTTTTCCGCGAAGGAAGTGCCACCTCCCAACGGTTTAAACTCAATGTGGGTACCGGTACAGGAGAAACCTGGAATGATGGCGGAACAATTACGCTCCCAACCAATGATTGGGTTCACCTGGCATTCACTGTTTCGTCAACCCAGTGCGTAGTTTATATCAACGGAGCGGTAGCCACGTCAGTGCCTTCAAGTGCTATCAGCTGGGCTAACTGTGATATGATGTCTATTGCATCAGGAGCACCCAACTTCTCTTACTGGGATCACAAATCAGATAATAGCTATTATGATGAGTTGAGAATTTTCAATAAAGCGCTCTCTCAGGCTGAAATTCAAAATATCATAACCTATGACTCTCCTTATGTGCCCAAATATACCGGAGAGACGTTCTATATGCCGTTTGACGGGAATTACAAAGAGCTGATCAGTAGTAAAAATGCCACAATGGTAGGCTCACCGGGTTTGGCTGACGGACGGACCGGTCAGGCTTATGCCGGAGCGACCGGTGCTTACCTGACCTATCCGACTACCGGTCTGACCGGAAGTGAATTCAGTGCCGCTTTCTGGTACAAGTTAAATGCAACGCCAGACCGTGCAGGTATTTTGGTTATTGGTCCGCCAGACGCGACAGCCCCGACAGCGATGAACAACAGGAATGCGGGATTCCGTTTCTTCCGGGAAAATGCATCCGGAAAGCAGCGTTTCAAACTTAACGTAGGAAGCGGTAGCGCAGACAGCTGGTTTGACGGAGGTAGTGCTGCTGATGTTGATACGGCGACTACCACCGGTTGGATACACCTGGCATTTACGATTTCGGCCACAAAGTGCGCTGTCTATATCAATGGTCAGGTAGTCAGTCAGGGTAGTTTTACCGGAGTTGACTGGACCGGATGCGATATTCTTTCTATAATGTCAGGTGCGCCACGCTTTACAGGATGGGATCATTTGTCTGACAACAGCTTAATGGATGATCTAAGATTATTCAACAGGGCTCTTACCCAGACAGAAATAAACAATATGTATAACGGTCAGTAA
- a CDS encoding RagB/SusD family nutrient uptake outer membrane protein, with product MKSINYIKIAVVVLLLTTSTACNHLLNEPAENKAFTEETDYSNTGNMILPLIGSYAEFYVRGWEEFPLISVRGDDVNAGGLGDQQDFAETDKYNYNKDYWMYNSVWENEYKDIFTFNSAIEQINQYKAKATGTADKALADQYIAEAKTLRAFLLFQLSRVWGAVFTPQTSDPSELLVSTPPGKDQVMQFISDQMDEAIPLLPDMRPNQRTDIKGGVTKYTALAIKALANLELKKYQTVADATSQIISSGKFSLESDFYELFKLKGKLNNENLLELQYSDFGKSSGDVKSYLFAFFGPQGWTPKVTGASDGWGFYEPSLKYIKFMIDRNETVRLETSVLFTNRGIAELQKDAKYATLPSWISNTTRSGDRINDYARAMFASGKHYLPSVDLTPGRTDYGTNKNFTCIRYAEILLMHAEALTQGASSSAMTAVQAVNAVRTRAGMPALSTVTNAQVMDEKYAELAMEWGTRYYDMVRLGKYAELSYDGRTFAESKIFLPYPQNQVDLLPVLKK from the coding sequence ATGAAAAGTATCAATTATATCAAGATAGCTGTGGTAGTCTTGTTGTTAACGACTTCGACAGCGTGTAATCATTTGCTGAACGAACCGGCCGAAAATAAGGCTTTTACCGAAGAGACCGATTATTCCAATACCGGTAATATGATATTACCTCTTATAGGTTCTTATGCCGAGTTCTATGTTAGGGGATGGGAAGAGTTTCCACTTATATCGGTACGTGGAGATGATGTGAATGCCGGTGGACTCGGTGACCAGCAGGATTTTGCCGAAACAGATAAGTACAATTACAATAAGGATTATTGGATGTATAATTCGGTATGGGAAAATGAATACAAGGATATATTCACATTCAACTCTGCGATTGAACAGATAAATCAGTATAAAGCAAAAGCGACCGGCACTGCCGACAAAGCGCTTGCCGATCAGTATATTGCTGAAGCCAAGACGCTTCGGGCTTTCCTGTTGTTCCAGTTGTCACGGGTTTGGGGTGCTGTATTTACTCCGCAGACGTCTGATCCGTCAGAGCTGTTGGTATCGACTCCCCCGGGCAAAGACCAGGTCATGCAGTTTATCTCTGATCAGATGGATGAGGCGATTCCCCTTCTGCCGGATATGCGCCCTAACCAACGGACCGATATCAAAGGAGGTGTTACCAAATATACAGCATTGGCCATAAAAGCCCTTGCGAATCTTGAACTGAAAAAATACCAGACTGTGGCAGATGCAACATCTCAGATTATTAGTTCCGGAAAATTCAGCCTTGAGTCGGATTTTTACGAACTCTTTAAGTTGAAAGGAAAGCTCAATAACGAAAATCTGCTTGAACTTCAATATTCCGATTTCGGGAAAAGTTCGGGTGATGTCAAAAGTTACCTGTTTGCCTTCTTTGGTCCGCAGGGATGGACTCCTAAGGTTACCGGAGCCAGTGATGGCTGGGGATTCTACGAGCCGAGCCTGAAGTACATCAAGTTTATGATTGACCGTAACGAAACGGTTCGTCTCGAAACCAGTGTGCTTTTCACAAACAGAGGAATTGCCGAACTTCAGAAAGATGCCAAATATGCTACACTTCCGTCGTGGATTTCAAATACGACCCGTTCGGGTGACCGGATTAATGACTATGCCAGGGCAATGTTTGCCAGCGGAAAACACTATTTGCCTTCCGTTGATCTGACACCGGGACGTACCGATTACGGTACCAACAAAAATTTCACCTGTATCCGTTATGCCGAAATATTGCTTATGCATGCCGAAGCATTAACCCAAGGAGCATCCAGTTCGGCGATGACTGCCGTTCAGGCAGTCAATGCGGTAAGGACAAGAGCCGGTATGCCGGCTTTGTCAACAGTCACAAATGCTCAGGTGATGGATGAAAAATATGCAGAACTGGCAATGGAGTGGGGAACACGCTACTACGATATGGTCAGATTAGGTAAATATGCTGAACTGAGCTACGACGGACGCACATTTGCCGAAAGCAAGATATTCCTGCCTTATCCACAGAATCAGGTTGACCTGCTACCGGTTCTGAAAAAGTGA
- a CDS encoding SusC/RagA family TonB-linked outer membrane protein, with product MEKRIGLVLLIILAGCISSFAQKLITVSGSVKDNATKETLIGVTVVVKGTTTGTVTDYNGNYSLANVPSDATLVFSYVGMTSVSQALNGRSVVNVFLESTTHGLGEVLVVGYGTQKVKDLTSAISTIKSDELIKTPAGQAMQALQGKVAGLQVVSSGAPGGSPTIRVRGIGSYPGKGNENPLYVVDGVFFDNIDFLNSSDIASISVLKDASASAIYGVRAANGVVLIETRSGTYNQKSEISYDGYYGVQVAQNVLKMANAEQYTTMALESGSSADAGYILSAMQRYGRSRINPNVPDVNTDWYKEILRVAPIQNHSLNVTGGDQKASYSVGANYFAQKGILDMKNQYERFNLRSKIDYKATDRFTIGGNMIFSNATKFDEESDAWSLAYWAVPILPVYDELNVNATPVKFASAQDLGYRSGQNPMPTLRFSENRIKTKKMLANFYVNLDLIPKHLTFKSTYNHSFTSQDERYVDLPYYISLGFQRVDATLVKNSLTYSNQIWDNILTYTNKFGEHNLTAMAGSSFRDEAYNKLSAKGLNFPIDQEQAWYISQSETKPVDGVSDEGTRQYGMSYFGRVSYNFSDKYLLYGTIRADGSSKYQQKWGYFPTVGAGWVLSQEDFLKDNKTIDYLKLRVGWGRLGNDKIQASDGATTTSVVTTAINNVLVSGTTTANTFSSLKWELTEETNVGITSKLLKNRLSVDADYYVRDTKNAAISVTIPAIGGTVIKNVGVIRNSGLELALGWNDKLVNGIGYNIGANIATLKNEVRDLYGQPYIDGGSAEFRQRSIVGEPLLAFYGREVIGVYQNNAEIQADPIAVANGLVPGDFKYKDQNKDGKIDDDDRVILGSYFPSFTYGFNLGVSYKNIELSANMMGQSGNKILNRKRGEVIWTNDQNMDADLAINRWHGEGTSNKYPSSSGLRRGWNQKMSNYFVEDGSFFRIQNIQLAYTLKNKKVMGTPIPETRIALTADRPLTVFKYNGFNPEVADGIDRQTYPIPAVYTIGLNVKF from the coding sequence ATGGAAAAAAGGATTGGGCTAGTCTTGCTGATTATATTGGCGGGCTGCATATCTTCATTCGCCCAGAAACTGATTACCGTATCGGGTTCTGTGAAAGACAACGCAACTAAAGAGACGTTGATTGGAGTGACTGTTGTGGTGAAAGGCACTACGACAGGTACAGTAACGGATTACAATGGAAACTATTCATTGGCTAATGTGCCATCGGATGCTACACTTGTATTTTCGTATGTGGGAATGACCTCTGTATCGCAGGCTTTAAACGGCCGTTCTGTGGTCAATGTTTTCCTTGAAAGTACAACTCATGGCTTAGGAGAAGTGCTGGTGGTCGGTTATGGTACCCAAAAGGTCAAAGACCTGACGTCAGCAATTTCGACCATTAAATCCGATGAGCTGATTAAAACACCAGCCGGACAGGCCATGCAGGCACTACAGGGAAAAGTTGCAGGATTACAAGTCGTAAGCAGCGGTGCACCGGGAGGATCTCCAACTATCCGCGTACGGGGGATAGGGTCATATCCCGGAAAAGGAAATGAAAATCCGTTGTATGTAGTAGATGGTGTATTCTTCGATAACATCGATTTTCTGAACTCATCAGACATTGCTTCCATCTCCGTGCTGAAGGATGCATCGGCATCAGCAATTTATGGGGTCCGTGCAGCCAACGGAGTGGTGCTGATAGAGACCAGATCCGGTACCTACAATCAAAAGAGTGAGATTTCATACGATGGATATTATGGGGTGCAGGTTGCTCAGAATGTGTTGAAAATGGCAAATGCAGAACAATATACCACCATGGCGCTTGAGTCTGGTTCGTCAGCTGATGCCGGTTATATCCTGAGTGCGATGCAGCGATACGGTCGCAGCCGTATAAATCCTAATGTACCGGATGTAAACACGGATTGGTATAAAGAAATATTACGTGTCGCACCGATACAGAATCATAGCCTGAATGTTACCGGAGGAGACCAGAAAGCCTCTTATTCGGTCGGAGCCAATTACTTTGCTCAGAAGGGGATACTGGATATGAAGAACCAGTATGAACGCTTTAATCTTCGTTCGAAGATCGATTACAAAGCGACTGACCGCTTTACCATTGGTGGTAACATGATCTTCAGTAATGCCACAAAGTTTGATGAAGAATCTGATGCCTGGAGTCTCGCTTATTGGGCGGTACCCATTCTGCCGGTTTATGATGAGTTGAATGTAAATGCAACACCGGTTAAATTTGCCAGTGCACAGGACCTGGGTTATCGAAGCGGACAGAATCCGATGCCCACCCTCCGGTTTAGTGAAAACCGGATTAAGACAAAAAAAATGCTGGCCAATTTCTATGTAAACTTAGACCTGATACCAAAGCATTTAACATTCAAATCAACATATAATCACAGCTTCACCTCTCAGGATGAGCGCTATGTTGATCTTCCGTATTATATCAGTCTCGGATTCCAGAGGGTAGATGCCACTCTGGTGAAAAATTCACTGACTTATTCTAATCAGATATGGGATAACATATTGACCTATACCAATAAATTCGGAGAGCATAACCTGACTGCCATGGCCGGAAGCTCATTCAGGGATGAGGCTTATAACAAGCTTAGTGCAAAAGGATTGAACTTCCCGATTGATCAGGAGCAAGCCTGGTATATCAGCCAGTCCGAAACCAAACCGGTAGATGGAGTCAGCGATGAAGGTACCCGGCAATACGGAATGTCTTATTTTGGAAGAGTATCCTACAATTTCAGCGATAAATATCTGCTGTATGGTACCATAAGAGCAGACGGAAGCTCTAAATACCAGCAAAAGTGGGGGTATTTCCCTACAGTGGGTGCCGGTTGGGTATTATCGCAGGAAGATTTCCTGAAAGATAATAAGACAATCGATTACCTCAAGTTGCGTGTCGGATGGGGTCGTTTGGGAAATGATAAAATTCAGGCCAGCGACGGGGCAACGACTACTTCGGTGGTCACCACTGCCATAAATAATGTCCTGGTTTCAGGAACGACAACAGCCAATACATTTTCATCCCTAAAATGGGAACTTACAGAAGAAACGAATGTAGGGATAACCTCTAAACTTCTTAAAAACCGGTTATCTGTGGATGCCGATTATTACGTCCGTGATACCAAAAATGCTGCAATCAGTGTTACTATTCCCGCAATCGGTGGAACTGTGATTAAGAATGTGGGGGTAATCAGAAACTCGGGTCTAGAGCTGGCTCTTGGTTGGAATGACAAACTGGTTAATGGAATCGGGTATAATATCGGTGCAAATATTGCAACACTGAAGAATGAAGTGCGGGACCTTTACGGACAGCCCTATATTGACGGTGGATCGGCCGAATTCCGTCAACGCTCTATCGTAGGCGAACCGCTATTAGCTTTTTATGGACGCGAAGTAATAGGTGTTTATCAAAATAATGCCGAAATACAGGCCGATCCTATAGCCGTGGCAAACGGACTGGTACCGGGAGATTTCAAGTATAAGGACCAAAATAAAGACGGAAAGATAGATGATGATGACCGGGTGATCCTGGGTTCTTATTTCCCCTCATTTACCTACGGATTCAATCTGGGAGTATCCTATAAAAATATCGAACTTTCGGCTAATATGATGGGCCAAAGTGGTAATAAGATTCTCAACCGTAAACGTGGGGAGGTTATCTGGACCAATGATCAGAATATGGATGCAGACCTTGCCATCAACCGTTGGCATGGTGAAGGTACATCTAATAAATATCCCTCTTCTTCAGGATTGAGACGGGGCTGGAATCAAAAGATGAGCAATTATTTTGTAGAGGATGGTTCCTTCTTCAGGATTCAGAATATACAACTGGCTTACACACTCAAAAACAAGAAAGTAATGGGTACACCGATACCTGAAACACGGATAGCATTGACGGCCGATCGTCCACTGACAGTGTTTAAGTATAACGGATTCAATCCGGAAGTGGCGGATGGTATCGACAGGCAAACCTATCCGATACCTGCTGTTTATACAATTGGGCTTAATGTTAAATTCTAA
- a CDS encoding glucoamylase family protein: protein MKKFYFYLLLGLVIPLVVVCGQVRFAIPGKLQARGYQSHVELMIDNPHAFIYEIYVSADDGKHFRKHGETSGKEYLCFLKNKEQNSKLLFRIMPKGMSVSNPDAEKFQVEATTRRMNDSELLDMVQRYTTRYFMELSHPDCGMARERSNDPHGDIVTTGGTGFGIMALIAAAERNYYPREKVFLKIQQIVTFLERAERFHGAWAHWYNGNTAAPFSFSRYDDGGDLVETAFLMQGLLTARQYFKAGNDEEQDLSYRINKLWKSVEWNWYTRDTDSLYWHWSKNWGWKMNHRIKGFDETLITYILAASSPTYPIRPDVYHACYTKSDYFLNGKTYYGIRLPLGMELGGPLFFTHYSFLGLNPKGLKDKYADYWERNRAHVLIHRAYALDNPKKWKEYGANCWGFTSSDDPLVGYTSHHPGTNDENGTISPTAALSSLPYTPELVLPVYRYFYEQLGDRIFGPYGFYDAFNLSLVDGQQVVHSYLAIDQGPTAVMIENYRSELLWKLFMQNDEIKKGLSSLGFYYKN from the coding sequence ATGAAGAAGTTTTACTTTTACTTACTGTTGGGATTAGTTATCCCTCTGGTCGTTGTATGTGGGCAGGTGCGGTTTGCCATTCCGGGAAAACTACAAGCCCGGGGATATCAGAGCCATGTTGAGCTAATGATTGACAATCCTCATGCTTTTATCTATGAAATTTATGTTTCGGCTGATGATGGAAAGCATTTCCGAAAGCATGGAGAAACATCAGGGAAGGAATATCTCTGTTTTCTGAAAAACAAGGAGCAAAACAGCAAACTTCTCTTTAGAATTATGCCCAAAGGGATGTCGGTGTCGAACCCTGATGCTGAGAAGTTTCAGGTTGAAGCTACCACCCGGAGGATGAATGATAGTGAATTGCTCGATATGGTGCAGCGATATACTACCCGTTACTTTATGGAGTTGTCACACCCCGACTGCGGTATGGCCCGGGAACGGAGTAATGATCCTCATGGGGATATTGTGACCACAGGCGGTACCGGGTTTGGAATAATGGCGCTGATAGCTGCAGCCGAACGAAATTACTATCCCCGCGAAAAGGTTTTCCTGAAGATACAACAAATCGTAACTTTCCTTGAACGGGCCGAACGTTTTCATGGAGCCTGGGCACATTGGTATAACGGTAACACGGCTGCTCCGTTTAGCTTCAGCCGCTATGATGACGGCGGAGATCTGGTCGAAACTGCATTTCTAATGCAGGGGCTTCTGACTGCCCGGCAATATTTTAAAGCGGGCAATGATGAAGAACAGGATCTATCATACCGGATCAATAAGCTCTGGAAAAGTGTAGAGTGGAACTGGTACACCCGGGATACCGATTCTCTATACTGGCACTGGTCTAAAAACTGGGGCTGGAAGATGAATCACCGCATTAAGGGCTTTGATGAAACGCTCATTACCTATATCCTGGCTGCATCGTCCCCAACCTATCCGATCCGCCCTGACGTTTATCATGCCTGTTATACAAAATCGGACTATTTCCTTAATGGTAAAACATATTACGGAATACGACTCCCCCTGGGTATGGAACTGGGAGGTCCATTGTTTTTTACACATTATTCTTTCCTCGGACTAAACCCGAAAGGACTTAAGGATAAGTATGCCGACTATTGGGAGAGAAACCGGGCGCATGTCCTTATTCACCGGGCTTATGCCCTGGATAATCCGAAAAAATGGAAGGAATATGGTGCTAATTGCTGGGGATTTACCTCTTCCGATGATCCTTTGGTCGGTTATACCTCCCACCATCCCGGCACGAACGATGAAAACGGGACGATATCACCAACGGCAGCTTTATCCTCATTACCCTATACCCCCGAACTGGTATTGCCGGTTTACCGGTACTTCTATGAGCAACTCGGGGACCGGATATTCGGCCCGTATGGATTTTACGACGCATTTAATCTCTCGCTTGTTGACGGACAACAGGTCGTTCACTCTTATCTGGCCATCGATCAGGGCCCAACGGCCGTTATGATAGAGAACTACCGGTCAGAACTTCTCTGGAAACTATTTATGCAGAATGATGAAATAAAGAAAGGGCTTTCATCTCTGGGATTTTACTACAAAAACTAA